In a genomic window of Streptomyces sp. NBC_01231:
- a CDS encoding TIGR04222 domain-containing membrane protein, which translates to MDSGTTVRLKPYEVALLRGGPRAAVTVAVLALHLLGAADAGRPGTVRVSGEPGGTGQALPPLYEAVLTALQQPAGVAELLDRMSVRRALDDLRAGLLSAGLLRTLPPRRTRAARRALDTLYADHPLPSGRHGLSTDGILMAVALHGDPALTVLAARFALRAGLTARAEVADKGLLKHSERSPYSCGGVSD; encoded by the coding sequence ATGGACAGCGGTACGACGGTCCGGCTGAAGCCGTACGAGGTCGCGCTGCTGCGGGGCGGTCCCCGCGCCGCCGTCACGGTCGCCGTGCTGGCCCTGCATCTGCTGGGGGCCGCCGATGCCGGCCGACCGGGCACGGTACGGGTCTCGGGGGAGCCCGGGGGCACGGGGCAGGCCCTGCCCCCGCTGTACGAGGCGGTACTCACGGCCCTTCAACAGCCCGCCGGAGTAGCCGAGTTGCTCGACCGGATGAGCGTACGTCGGGCACTGGACGACCTCCGCGCCGGCCTCCTGTCCGCCGGCCTGCTGCGTACCCTTCCGCCGCGCCGGACCCGCGCGGCCCGGCGCGCGCTCGACACCCTGTACGCCGACCACCCGCTCCCCTCCGGCCGGCACGGCCTGTCCACGGACGGCATCCTGATGGCGGTGGCCCTGCACGGCGATCCCGCCCTCACCGTCCTCGCGGCACGCTTCGCCCTGCGGGCCGGCCTGACCGCCCGCGCGGAGGTGGCGGACAAGGGGCTTCTGAAGCACTCCGAGCGTTCGCCGTACTCCTGCGGCGGTGTCTCGGACTGA
- a CDS encoding 2-hydroxy-3-oxopropionate reductase, translating into MTANLPKIAWIGLGIMGSPMSENLIKAGYDVTGFTLEQDKLDRLAAAGGTPAGSIADAVRDADVVITMVPASPQVEAIAYGPDGILEHARSGALLIDMSSITPQTSVDLAKAARAKGIRVLDAPVSGGEAGAIEAVLSIMVGGEQADFDAAEPIFEALGRTVVLCGPHGSGQTVKAANQLIVAVNIQACAEAVVFLEKSGVDLKAALDVLNGGLAGSTVLTRKKDNFLNRDFKPGFRIDLHHKDMGIVTDAARTVGAALPVGAVVAQLVASLRTQGDGGLDHSALLRAVERLSGARI; encoded by the coding sequence ATGACCGCGAACCTTCCCAAGATCGCCTGGATAGGCCTCGGCATCATGGGCTCCCCCATGTCCGAGAACCTGATCAAGGCGGGTTACGACGTCACCGGCTTCACCCTGGAACAGGACAAGCTCGACCGACTGGCCGCCGCCGGCGGCACCCCGGCCGGCTCCATCGCCGACGCCGTGCGCGACGCCGACGTGGTGATCACGATGGTGCCCGCCTCCCCGCAGGTCGAGGCCATCGCGTACGGACCCGACGGCATCCTGGAGCACGCGCGCTCCGGCGCGCTGCTGATCGACATGTCGTCGATCACCCCGCAGACCTCCGTCGACCTGGCGAAAGCGGCACGGGCGAAGGGCATCCGCGTCCTGGACGCTCCCGTGTCCGGCGGTGAGGCCGGTGCGATCGAGGCCGTGCTGTCCATCATGGTCGGCGGCGAGCAGGCCGACTTCGACGCGGCCGAGCCGATCTTCGAGGCGCTCGGCAGGACCGTCGTGTTGTGCGGTCCGCACGGCTCGGGCCAGACCGTGAAGGCCGCCAACCAGCTGATCGTCGCCGTGAACATCCAGGCGTGCGCCGAGGCCGTGGTGTTCCTGGAGAAGTCGGGCGTGGACCTGAAAGCGGCCCTGGACGTCCTGAACGGCGGGCTGGCCGGTTCCACGGTTCTGACGCGCAAGAAGGACAACTTCCTGAACCGCGATTTCAAGCCAGGCTTCCGTATCGACCTGCACCACAAGGACATGGGCATCGTCACCGACGCCGCCCGCACCGTCGGCGCGGCCCTCCCCGTCGGCGCCGTGGTCGCCCAGCTGGTCGCGAGCCTGCGGACGCAGGGCGACGGCGGCCTCGACCACTCGGCGCTCCTGCGGGCCGTGGAGCGCCTGTCCGGCGCCCGCATCTGA
- a CDS encoding TIM barrel protein yields MPSFESSTAAAQRFNVNLSILFTELPLLERPAAAAAAGFTAVELWWPWVDSPVPERSELDALKRAIKDASVRLTGLNFYAGQLPGPDRGALSIPGAESERFRANIDVAAEFAESLGCEALNALYGNRVDGVDPDQQDALALENLVLAARAASTIGAILLIEALNKPESPLYPLVSAPAAVEIVDKVNAATGLGNARFLMDLYHLSMNGEDLPSVIERYAAKTGHVQIADNPGRGAPGTGSLPLEDLLGRLGKAGYSGRVGLEYKPGDRPSSAAFDWLPAEARAAR; encoded by the coding sequence ATGCCAAGCTTCGAATCGAGCACAGCCGCAGCGCAGCGCTTCAACGTCAACCTGTCGATCCTCTTCACGGAACTCCCGCTCCTGGAGCGTCCCGCGGCCGCCGCGGCGGCCGGCTTCACCGCGGTCGAGCTGTGGTGGCCCTGGGTCGACTCTCCCGTCCCCGAGCGGTCCGAGCTGGACGCCCTGAAGAGGGCGATCAAGGACGCGAGCGTGCGGCTCACGGGCCTGAACTTCTACGCCGGGCAGCTGCCCGGGCCGGACCGGGGCGCCCTGTCGATCCCCGGCGCGGAGTCGGAGCGGTTCCGGGCCAACATCGACGTGGCCGCCGAGTTCGCCGAGTCGCTGGGCTGCGAGGCGCTCAACGCCCTGTACGGCAACCGTGTCGACGGCGTGGACCCGGACCAGCAGGACGCGCTCGCGCTGGAGAACCTGGTGCTCGCGGCCCGGGCGGCGAGCACCATCGGCGCGATCCTGCTGATCGAGGCCCTCAACAAACCCGAGTCGCCGCTGTACCCGCTGGTGAGCGCACCCGCGGCCGTGGAGATCGTCGACAAGGTCAACGCGGCTACGGGGCTCGGCAACGCGCGCTTCCTGATGGACCTGTACCACCTGTCGATGAACGGCGAGGACCTGCCGTCGGTGATCGAGCGGTACGCGGCGAAGACCGGCCATGTGCAGATCGCCGACAACCCCGGGCGCGGAGCGCCGGGCACCGGCTCACTCCCCCTGGAAGACCTCCTCGGCCGCCTCGGGAAGGCCGGTTACTCGGGCCGGGTCGGCCTGGAGTACAAGCCGGGTGACCGACCGAGTTCGGCGGCGTTCGACTGGCTGCCCGCCGAGGCCCGAGCCGCCCGCTGA
- a CDS encoding DUF5655 domain-containing protein: MSGLKLFHTTNDGATEVAPRLAEVEADVQDLIEAHMETMLGVRFLASEYVIDCVDGGRIDSLGVDENFAPVVVEYKRGTDPGVIHQGLYYMAWLMAHKDAFRNLVRDRLGAPAASQILWSAPRLICVAGDFPRYDAHAMREHRRSIDLVRYRYFGNDLIGLETVASVSGHSAARRVRRGAAGAKPARRQGGALAELAEAADEVLLGLGDGITRVQRKQYAAYQRLRNFACVCPPQQTKLLVYLKADPKAVDIVPGFTRDVTGLGHHGTGDLEVQLRTERDLERAQDLFRLSYAAA; this comes from the coding sequence GTGTCGGGCCTGAAGCTGTTCCACACGACGAATGACGGCGCGACCGAGGTCGCGCCGCGTCTTGCTGAGGTTGAGGCGGATGTGCAGGACCTCATCGAGGCGCACATGGAGACGATGCTGGGGGTGCGGTTCCTGGCGAGCGAGTACGTCATCGACTGCGTTGACGGCGGGCGGATCGACTCACTGGGAGTCGACGAGAATTTCGCACCCGTGGTGGTCGAGTACAAGCGCGGCACTGATCCAGGGGTGATTCACCAGGGTCTCTACTACATGGCGTGGCTCATGGCCCACAAGGACGCCTTCCGGAATCTGGTCCGCGACCGACTCGGGGCGCCGGCCGCGTCCCAGATCCTGTGGAGCGCACCCCGGCTGATCTGTGTCGCCGGCGACTTCCCCCGCTACGACGCGCACGCCATGCGTGAGCACCGGCGATCGATCGACCTGGTCCGCTACCGGTACTTCGGCAACGACCTCATCGGCCTTGAGACCGTGGCCTCCGTCAGCGGGCATTCGGCCGCCAGGCGGGTCCGTCGGGGCGCGGCCGGGGCGAAGCCTGCCCGTAGGCAGGGCGGAGCCCTTGCGGAGCTGGCTGAGGCTGCCGACGAGGTGCTGCTCGGCCTTGGGGACGGCATCACCCGGGTCCAGCGCAAGCAGTACGCGGCGTACCAGCGGCTGCGGAACTTCGCCTGCGTCTGCCCGCCGCAGCAGACCAAGCTCCTCGTCTACCTCAAGGCCGACCCGAAGGCGGTCGACATCGTGCCCGGCTTCACTCGGGACGTGACGGGGCTCGGCCACCACGGC